One segment of Panicum virgatum strain AP13 chromosome 3K, P.virgatum_v5, whole genome shotgun sequence DNA contains the following:
- the LOC120700802 gene encoding uncharacterized protein LOC120700802 — MAMGRSLNTIALQVGTFVLSKDPTQRRKKIMSPWVGLKMMTPTEAYCRMVEKAFDFLNTEYDMILFPIHEANENEPDAAGHWFIVVLNLADKEFQVIDSLSTSGTQSLVLKAHMVRAKIITLWKKYTAKHNGCTVPNIFSYELRFISGYRQFGIHDCGLFTLKAIEFWDGSRLPKFIGSSEVNLRKQVLHQWITSPANQADWKSTLCQGSETK, encoded by the exons ATGGCCATGGGCAGATCGCTAAACACAATTGCGCTCCAAGTTGGGACATTTGTATTGTCGAAAGATCCAACACAAAGGAGGAAGAAAATAATGTCACCATGGGTTGGG TTGAAGATGATGACGCCAACAGAAGCGTATTGCAGGATGGTTGAGAAAGCATTTGATTTCCTCAACACAGAATATGATATG ATCTTGTTCCCAATCCATGAAGCAAATGAAAACGAACCGGATGCAGCAGGGCACTGGTTTATAGTTGTATTAAACCTGGCAGATAAAGAGTTCCAAGTCATTGATTCTCTAAGCACCTCTGGCACCCAGTCACTGGTTCTGAAAGCACACATGGTTCGCGCGAAGATCATAACACTATGGAAGAAGTACACGGCAAAGCACAATGGGTGCACAGTCCCCAATATTTTTAGCTATGAACTTCGATTTATCTCGGGCTATCGGCAATTTGGAAT CCATGACTGCGGATTGTTCACCCTCAAGGCGATTGAGTTTTGGGATGGAAGCAGGCTGCCCAAGTTTATTGGATCTAGTGAGGTAAATTTGCGGAAACAAGTTCTTCATCAGTGGATCACTAGTCCAGCAAACCAAGCTGATTGGAAGAGCACTCTCTGTCAAGGAAGTGAGACAAAGTAA